In Haliaeetus albicilla chromosome 14, bHalAlb1.1, whole genome shotgun sequence, one genomic interval encodes:
- the ATXN7L1 gene encoding ataxin-7-like protein 1 isoform X4, producing MCKPSPSPASPACNSRASLVQMKPKSCISGHNPVSSNSKPFKTPKDNLLTSSSKQHTVFPSKVSRDKPCVPVPVVSLEKIPNLVKADGANVKMNSATTTTITSSSASSSSIPAPTLVKSGLTSKSVPPSPEKILNGKGIVAPSIDKKHQNGTKSSNKPYKRLSEREFDPNKHCGVLDPETKKPCTRSLTCKTHSLNHRRAVPGRKKQFDILLAEHKARSREKEVAKDKEHPPSARESYQSQPTPAQDSLSGSSVNSGQESKVTSPAKSRPPNSVLPRPSSANSINSNSSSNHSGYVPELPLPSMGGDLTSRLSSDEGEADGAEESEKLDCHFSGHHPRPLGFCSYGSRLMGRGYYVFDRRWDHFRFALNSMVEKHLNSQMWKKIPPAADSPMPSPAAHVSTPFPASVLQPFSNPSAVYIPSTPISSRITSSSYIMTSAMLSNAAFVTTSDTNSIMSHTTAFPHVAASLSIMDSTFKAPSAVSPVPAVIPSPSHKPSKTKTSKSSKVKDLSSRSDESSSNKKKKPQSSSSSSSSSSLSLQTTSSSSFSGSHKKNCVLNPSSTLNSYQATSSYNSMSVHNTNNGTSPLSAKSEPSGRTSLSSSSADSVKHMSMVVSSIDSSNLSVSSLVHHSGDHSLGAHNAVSSLPLSFDKSEGKKRKNSSSSSKACKITKMPGMNSVHRKSTANLISAVPDPTSSSISRQIGKNSSVALSQSSPSSTSNPVHNRQKTSNRTGRIRTLP from the exons cGTTCCTGTTCCAGTAGTCAGTCTAGAGAAAATTCCTAACCTAGTGAAGGCAGATGGTGCCAACGTTAAAATGAATTCTGCAACCACTACCACCATCACCTCCTCCTCAGCCTCTTCATCCAGCATACCTGCTCCAACTTTGGTTAAATCTGGTTTGACATCCAAGTCAGTGCCACCATCACCAGAGAAGATTCTGAACGGCAAAGGAATTGTAGCTCCATCAATAGACAAGAAACACCAAAATGGCACTAAAAGCAGTAACAAGCCTTACAAAAGACTTTCAG AAAGAGAATTTGACCCAAATAAACACTGTGGAGTACTGGATCCTGAAACAAAGAAACCTTGCACAAGATCGCTCACCTGCAAG ACTCATTCACTTAATCATCGACGAGCAGTTCCAGGCCGTAAAAAACAGTTTGACATCCTTCTAGCTGAACACAAAGCTCGatccagggaaaaagaagttGCAAAAGACAAAGAGCATCCACCATCTGCAAGAGAAAGCTATCAGAGCCAGCCCACACCAGCACAAGACTCTCTGTCAGGATCTTCAGTGAACTCTGGGCAAGAATCTAAAGTAACATCTCCTGCAAAATCTAGACCACCAAATTCTGTACTTCCAAG ACCGTCATCTGCAAATAGCATAAACAGCAACAGTTCTTCAAACCACAGTGGGTACGTACCAGAACTGCCACTGCCTTCCATGGGAGGAGATTTAACGAGCAGATTGTCCAGTGATGAAGGAGAAGCGGATGGAGCTGAAGAATCTGAGAAATTAGACTGTCATTTTTCTGGACACCATCCCAGACCTCTTGGG ttttgctcATATGGCAGTCGCTTAATGGGAAGAGGGTACTACGTCTTTGACCGAAGATGGGACCATTTTCGATTCGCACTAAACTCCATGGTAGAAAAACACTTGAACTCACAGATGTGGAA GAAAATTCCTCCTGCGGCAGATAGTCCCATGCCTTCTCCAGCAGCGCATGTCTCCACTCCTTTTCCAGCATCAGTCTTACAGCCTTTCAGCAACCCCAGTGCGGTGTATATTCCTTCAACACCTATCAGTTCAAGAATCACTTCTTCTTCTTACATAATGACATCAGCCATGTTATCAAATGCAGCCTTTGTGACAACATCAGATACGAATTCAATTATGTCACACACTACAGCTTTTCCTCATGTGGCTGCAAGCCTAAGTATCATGGACTCAACTTTTAAGGCGCCATCAGCTGTgtcaccagtgccagcagtcatcccttccccatcccacaagccatccaaaacaaaaaccagcaaatCCTCAAAAGTGAAAGACCTGTCATCTCGAAGTGATGAGTCTTCaagtaacaaaaagaaaaagccgcagtcatcatcatcatcgtcGTCATCGTCCTCGTTATCGTTACAGACAACTTCCTCGTCTTCATTTTCAGGGTCCCACAAAAAGAACTGTGTCCTGAACCCCAGTTCCACTTTGAACTCCTATCAGGCTACATCTTCCTATAACAGTATGTCTGTGCACAATACAAATAACGGAACAAGCCCACTCAGTGCCAAATCGGAGCCCTCAGGACGGACTTCCTTATCAAGTAGTTCAGCAGACTCAGTGAAACATATGAGCATGGTAGTAAGCAGTATTGACTCTTCTAATCTGTCTGTATCTTCTCTTGTGCACCACTCAGGGGACCACTCCCTGGGAGCACATAATGCAGTGTCTTCTCTACCCCTTTCTTTTGacaaatcagaaggaaaaaaacgtAAAAACTCTAGTTCTAGTAGCAAAGCCTGTAAAATCACTAAAATGCCTGGTATGAATAGTGTTCATAGAAAGAGCACTGCCAACCTTATTTCTGCGGTGCCAGATCCTACAAGCAGCTCCATCTCTCGGCAG ATTGGAAAAAATAGCAGTGTAGCTTTGTCACAATCCAGTCCTTCGAGTACATCAAACCCAGTACACAACAGACAA AAGACATCAAACCGGACTGGTAGAATAAGGACTCTTCCATAA